In Hydractinia symbiolongicarpus strain clone_291-10 chromosome 15, HSymV2.1, whole genome shotgun sequence, one DNA window encodes the following:
- the LOC130629296 gene encoding uncharacterized protein LOC130629296, with product MCISCEMDDKWPPFIEFMIWFLLMGLNVGNHFGVWLVVKSDIIDITPPLYKNATLPNVTSELNETLATTIATSIMTNINTTVKTLTNETLVLDKTAKQQWEKLIEFRLMFLGFCGVGAAFFFLHISALLPNLIQSFRVPDPLALKDSDSPYFSNVLKIHSLMLILESIFFDIPAGCLVMEMLSLIWEGPLGEAKNMEVTKMILALSLIGLAFIALYKGMMPLFLWIGNPFCFPCIPLRLLVVFPGGLIALVMTFGPCMGVAKNRLLQFAPAVLQAEIGDLANTFFSIGMIFWGVFLIVMLMTACCWYKFCREGADADICSVCC from the exons ATGTGTATTTCCTGCGAAATGGACGATAAGTGGCCTCCATTCATAGAGTTTATGATTTGGTTCCTTCTGATGGGATTAAATGTTGGTAACCACTTTGGAGTATGGTTGGTTGTGAAGTCAGATATAATTGATATAACTCCTCCACTTTATAAAAATGCAACCCTGCCAAATGTAACTAGTGAATTGAACGAAACGCTTGCTACTACAATAGCTACCTCAATTATGACAAATATCAACACCACTGTGAAGACATTGACCAATGAAACCTTAGTTCTTGACAAAACAGCTAAACAACAGTGGGAAAAATTGATTGAGTTCAGGCTCATGTTTTTAGGATTTTGTGGAGTTGGAGCTGCATTCTTTTTTCTGCATATTTCGGCATTATTGCCTAATTTGATACAAAGCTTTCGAGTTCCAGATCCGTTGGCTCTCAAAGATTCAGACAGTCCATACTTCAGTAATGTGCTTAAAATTCACTCACTGATGCTAATTTTAGAATCTATATTCTTTGATATACCTGCTGGCTGCTTAGTGATGGAAATGCTGTCGTTAATTTGGGAGGGTCCTTTAGGAGAGGCTAAAAATATGGAGGTTACGAAAATGATATTGGCGCTGTCCCTGATTGGTTTAGCATTCATAGCACTTTATAAAG gaaTGATGCCCTTGTTTTTATGGATTGGAAACCCGTTTTGTTTCCCATGTATTCCGTTACGCCTACTTGTTGTATTCCCTGGTGGATTGATTGCGCTCGTGATGACATTTGGCCCTTGCATGGGTGTGGCAAAAAACAGATTGCTTCAGTTTGCACCTGCAG TTTTGCAAGCTGAGATTGGTGATTTAGCTAATACCTTCTTCTCGATTGGAATGATATTCTGGGGTGTGTTTCTCATTGTGATGTTGATGACAGCGTGCTGTTGGTACAAGTTTTGTCGAGAGGGTGCTGATGCTGACATCTGTAGCGTGTGCTGTTAG